The following DNA comes from Hahella chejuensis KCTC 2396.
CGCGCAATTAGTAGAGGAGGTTACCGATATCAGCCGGCCGCAGGACGGCAATCGCCGAACACGCAAGGAAATCGACAGACAGCATCTCGCTAAAGCTTCTCCCCGCGCGAAGACCATAAAACTGGCTGATTTGATCAGCAACTCAACCAATATCATTCAACATGATCGATGGTTCGCCAAAGATTATATGCGGGAGAAAAAACTCCTGCTGGAAGTGCTGAGCGAAGGAGACTGCAGTCTCTATCAAAGAGCGCAAAACATCACCAACGAGTATTACGCTGAGCGGGAAGTCTATCGATTGTTAAGAAACGGTGAGCAAGGCATCTCATGATTCTCTCCACAAAGATGAGACGCGTCATTAAGCGATTTTCGATGTTTCATAACTCTTTGGGCTGAGATACCCATTTGTTCTGTGTAGCCGGGCCCGATTGTAATCCACTTCAATATATTCAAACATCGCTTCGCGCATTTCTTGCAGGGTTGCATACCGCTCCCCGTGAATCGACTCAACTTTCAGGGAGTGAAAGATGCTTTCTACACAGGCATTGTCATAGCAATTGCCTTTGCCACTCATGCTGCAGCGAAGCCTATGCGCCTGGATCAGCGTCATAGGCTTCTAAGCAATACTGGGAGCCTCGATCTGAGTGGACGATCACCCCCTTGGGTTGATGTCGACGCCACAACGCCATGCGCAAGGCGTCGCACACCAGCTCTGACTTCATGCGCGGACTCATCGCCCATCCTATGATCTGACGGCTGAACAAGTCCAACACTACCGCCAGAT
Coding sequences within:
- a CDS encoding HD domain-containing protein; the protein is MLVERAKLFASAAHAAIGQRRRYTDEPYIVHPTEVAAMVASVTDDEEMIAAAYLHDVVEDTQVTHAMILEFFGPSVAQLVEEVTDISRPQDGNRRTRKEIDRQHLAKASPRAKTIKLADLISNSTNIIQHDRWFAKDYMREKKLLLEVLSEGDCSLYQRAQNITNEYYAEREVYRLLRNGEQGIS